One window of the Deinococcus apachensis DSM 19763 genome contains the following:
- a CDS encoding VOC family protein yields the protein MDWTLEVVVVPVSDVERARAFYADGLGFAVDHDTRVSETRRIVQLTPPGSGCSIVVGTGLSSMRPGSLQGLQLVVRDLRAARTQLLERHVEVGEIQVLGPTGARPAQPGEDLDNVGFLFFNDPDGNGWAVQQISARR from the coding sequence ATGGACTGGACGCTGGAGGTCGTGGTGGTGCCGGTGAGCGACGTGGAGCGCGCCCGCGCCTTCTACGCCGATGGCCTCGGCTTCGCGGTGGATCACGACACGAGGGTGAGCGAGACCCGCCGGATCGTACAGCTCACCCCACCGGGGTCCGGGTGTTCCATCGTCGTGGGCACGGGACTGTCGTCCATGCGCCCGGGCTCACTTCAGGGGCTGCAACTGGTGGTGCGGGACCTGCGGGCCGCGAGGACCCAGCTCCTCGAACGCCACGTGGAGGTCGGCGAGATCCAGGTGCTCGGGCCGACCGGGGCACGCCCGGCCCAACCGGGGGAAGACCTCGACAACGTCGGCTTTCTCTTCTTCAACGATCCTGACGGCAATGGCTGGGCGGTCCAGCAGATCAGCGCTCGCCGCTAG
- a CDS encoding YdeI/OmpD-associated family protein, producing MPSLETTLRQERQTATGIEVPPEVVAALGTGKKPAVKVTLNSYTYPSTVAVIGGGFMGPVSAEHRQGAGVQAGDHVSVTLQVDTESREVEVPDDLQGALNANLTALERFGQLSYSRQRQHVLAVEGTMNPETRQRRVEKVIQTLMEG from the coding sequence ATGCCCAGCTTAGAAACGACCCTGAGACAGGAACGTCAAACGGCCACCGGCATCGAGGTGCCTCCGGAGGTTGTCGCAGCCCTGGGTACTGGGAAGAAGCCAGCGGTGAAGGTGACCCTGAACAGTTATACCTACCCCAGCACCGTGGCCGTCATTGGCGGCGGGTTCATGGGGCCTGTCAGTGCCGAGCACCGTCAGGGCGCCGGAGTTCAGGCAGGCGATCATGTGAGCGTGACCCTGCAAGTGGACACTGAATCCCGCGAGGTCGAGGTGCCGGACGACCTGCAAGGGGCGCTGAACGCCAACCTCACGGCCCTGGAGCGCTTCGGACAGCTCTCCTACAGTCGACAACGCCAGCATGTCCTGGCAGTGGAGGGCACCATGAACCCCGAAACCCGTCAGCGGCGCGTGGAGAAGGTCATTCAGACATTGATGGAGGGCTGA